Proteins encoded in a region of the Polyodon spathula isolate WHYD16114869_AA chromosome 41, ASM1765450v1, whole genome shotgun sequence genome:
- the auts2a gene encoding autism susceptibility gene 2 protein homolog isoform X1 — protein MFAPPAALPPPPPLTSSTLPVPGHPAGSAYSEQDLLRQELNTRFLASQSADRGASLGPPPYLRTEFHQHQHQHQHQHQHTHQHTHQHTFTPFPHAIPPTAIMPTPAPPMVRTPSRNFEKYPAKVDPFYRHSLFHSYPPAVSGIPPMIPPTGPFGSLQGAFQPKTSNPIDVGSRPGAVPHTLLQKDPRLTDPFRPILRKPGKWCAMHVHIAWQIYHHQQKVKQQMQADPHKLDFGLKPEFLCRPPGPTLFGAIHHPHDLARPATLFSAAGALCLFAGATHPSGNPFGHPPHPSNFLSPAAHLEPFSRPASFGSLATLNSAAFGGLGNPSLMPNSMFSHKDGPGAQNFSNTHEPWNRLHRTPPSFPTPPPWLKPGEPERSSSAAAHDRERDGDKRDSAISKEDKERDSIEKRHHGHPSPAPINPVNSLAHNRTSTEPPRNHINNEVREKEKPKERERDHPDSWKDSATDEHKLKENHMPEKDGVVIHGSRTADDGKPGSRGTSPYIRPPGLENTRNSSTLNRDAEKKSEPMYDHQKKNSEIKVKEERKEDHEVSSEVPQTHRPIEHSHMTSTASIHPSSSVHPTSSMSSMPMAMGMAGIHPMNSISSMDRTRMVAPFMGISSIPGAERFPYPAFHWDPMRDPLRDPYRGLDIHRRDPLARDFLLRSDPLHRLTAPRLYEAERSYRDREPHDYNREHLHHLAVEQRREHERASHMEERERLHMLREDYEHARLHPMHHAALDGHLPHHLMTPGLPNMHYPRVSPSSAHQNGILNKTLPTAALSAPPPLIPTLGPRPGSPRRTTPLTTDIRDRPPSHTHKDIEAR, from the exons ATGTTCGCGCCGCCAGCGGCCttgcctccacctccaccactcaCGTCAAGCACCCTGCCAGTCCCTGGACACCCAGCTGGGAGTGCCTATTCAG AACAAGACCTCCTGCGCCAGGAGCTTAACACCCGATTTCTAGCCTCACAGAGCGCTGACCGAGGGGCCTCGCTGGGACCACCGCCCTACCTGAGAACAGAGTtccaccagcaccagcaccagcaccagcaccagcaccaacacactcaccagcacacacaccagcacacctTCACGCCGTTCCCACACGCTATACCGCCCACCGCCATCATGCCAACTCCAGCACCGCCCATGGTGCGTACCCCATCTAGAAAT TTTGAGAAATACCCTGCAAAAGTCGACCCCTTCTACAGACACAGT TTGTTCCACTCATATCCACCAGCTGTGTCTGGAATCCCTCCCATGATCCCTCCTACTGGACCCTTTGGATCACTGCAAGGAGCATTTCAGCCCAAG actTCTAATCCAATTGATGTAGGATCCAGACCTGGAGCTGTGCCTCATACCCTCTTACAGAAGGATCCCAGG CTGACGGATCCGTTCCGGCCCATATTGAGG AAGCCAGGGAAGTGGTGCGCAATGCACGTCCATATTGCTTGGCAGATTTATCATCACCAACAGAAAGTAAAG CAGCAGATGCAAGCAGACCCACACAAACTGGACTTCGGCCTCAAACCCGAATTTCTGTGTCGGCCTCCAGGCCCGACCCTCTTTGGAGCCATTCACCACCCTCATGATCTGGCTCGCCCCGCCACCCTCTTCTCTGCAGCTG GTGCTTTATGTTTGTTTGCAGGTGCTACACATCCGTCTGGAAACCCTTTCGGACATCCGCCCCACCCCAGCAACTTCCTCAGTCCTGCTGCTCATTTAG AGCCATTCAGCAGACCGGCTTCTTTTGGAAGTCTTGCAACATTAAACTCTGCTGCCTTTGGTGGGCTGGGGAACCCTTCACTTA TGCCCAACTCAATGTTCAGCCACAAAGACGGCCCCGGGGCACAGAATTTTAGCAACACACACGAGCCCTGGAACCGGCTCCACCGAACACCTCCCTCATTCCCAACCCCTCCGCCCTGGCTGAAGCCAGGAGAGCCGGAGAGAAGCTCTTCTGCTGCAGCTcacgacagagagagagatggagacaAGCGAGACTCGGCCATTAGTAAAGAGGACAAAGAAAG AGACAGCATTGAAAAGAGGCACCACGGCCACCCCTCGCCAGCACCCATCAACCCAGTGAACTCGCTGGCTCACAACCGCACTTCAACAGAGCCCCCCAGGAACCACATCAACAACGAGGTCCGCGAGAAAGAGAAGCCAAAGGAGCGTGAGCGGGATCATCCCGACTCCTGGAAGGACTCTGCCACGGACGAGCATAAGCTCAAGGAGAACCACATGCCTGAAAAGGATGGTGTAGTGATCCATGGGAGCCGGACAGCAGACGATGGCAAGCCAGGGTCCAGGGGGACGTCCCCCTACATCAGGCCACCTGGCCTGGAGAACACAAGGAACAGCAGCACTTTGAACCGAGACGCAGAGAAAAAGAGTGAGCCAATGTACGACCATCAGAAGAAAAACAGCGAGATCAAAGTGAAGGAGGAGCGCAAGGAGGACCACGAGGTTTCCAGTGAAGTGCCCCAAACGCACAGGCCGATAGAGCACTCCCATATGACATCCACCGCCAGCATCCATCCCTCTTCGAGTGTCCATCCCACATCCTCTATGTCCTCCATGCCGATGGCCATGGGCATGGCTGGCATACATCCAATGAACAGCATCAGCAGCATGGACAGGACTCGCATGGTAGCTCCTTTTATGGGCATTAGTTCCATTCCTGGTGCTGAACGGTTCCCTTACCCCGCGTTCCACTGGGATCCCATGAGAGATCCGTTAAGAGACCCCTACCGGGGGCTGGACATCCACCGGAGAGACCCTCTAGCTAGAGACTTCTTGTTAAGGAGTGACCCCCTTCACCGCCTTACAGCACCTAGGCTTTACGAAGCAGAGCGCTCGTACAGGGACAGGGAGCCACATGATTACAACAGAGAGCACCTTCACCACCTTGCAGTCGAACAACGTCGGGAGCATGAAAGAGCCAGCCacatggaggagagagagaggctgcaCATGCTCAGAGAGGACTATGAACACGCCCGTCTGCACCCCATGCACCATGCTGCTCTTGATGGTCACCTGCCCCACCATCTCATGACTCCCGGACTTCCCAACATGCACTATCCGAGGGTAAGCCCCTCATCAGCACACCAGAACGGCATTCTCAACAAGACTCTTCCCACAGCTGCTCTGAGCGCCCCACCTCCACTAATCCCCACATTGGGCCCGCGGCCCGGATCCCCGAGAAGGACTACTCCTTTGACGACAGACATTAGGGACAGGCCTCCCTCCCACACCCACAAAGACATCGAAGCTCGGTAA
- the auts2a gene encoding autism susceptibility gene 2 protein homolog isoform X3: MFAPPAALPPPPPLTSSTLPVPGHPAGSAYSEQDLLRQELNTRFLASQSADRGASLGPPPYLRTEFHQHQHQHQHQHQHTHQHTHQHTFTPFPHAIPPTAIMPTPAPPMVRTPSRNFEKYPAKVDPFYRHSLFHSYPPAVSGIPPMIPPTGPFGSLQGAFQPKTSNPIDVGSRPGAVPHTLLQKDPRLTDPFRPILRKPGKWCAMHVHIAWQIYHHQQKVKQMQADPHKLDFGLKPEFLCRPPGPTLFGAIHHPHDLARPATLFSAAGATHPSGNPFGHPPHPSNFLSPAAHLEPFSRPASFGSLATLNSAAFGGLGNPSLMPNSMFSHKDGPGAQNFSNTHEPWNRLHRTPPSFPTPPPWLKPGEPERSSSAAAHDRERDGDKRDSAISKEDKERDSIEKRHHGHPSPAPINPVNSLAHNRTSTEPPRNHINNEVREKEKPKERERDHPDSWKDSATDEHKLKENHMPEKDGVVIHGSRTADDGKPGSRGTSPYIRPPGLENTRNSSTLNRDAEKKSEPMYDHQKKNSEIKVKEERKEDHEVSSEVPQTHRPIEHSHMTSTASIHPSSSVHPTSSMSSMPMAMGMAGIHPMNSISSMDRTRMVAPFMGISSIPGAERFPYPAFHWDPMRDPLRDPYRGLDIHRRDPLARDFLLRSDPLHRLTAPRLYEAERSYRDREPHDYNREHLHHLAVEQRREHERASHMEERERLHMLREDYEHARLHPMHHAALDGHLPHHLMTPGLPNMHYPRVSPSSAHQNGILNKTLPTAALSAPPPLIPTLGPRPGSPRRTTPLTTDIRDRPPSHTHKDIEAR; this comes from the exons ATGTTCGCGCCGCCAGCGGCCttgcctccacctccaccactcaCGTCAAGCACCCTGCCAGTCCCTGGACACCCAGCTGGGAGTGCCTATTCAG AACAAGACCTCCTGCGCCAGGAGCTTAACACCCGATTTCTAGCCTCACAGAGCGCTGACCGAGGGGCCTCGCTGGGACCACCGCCCTACCTGAGAACAGAGTtccaccagcaccagcaccagcaccagcaccagcaccaacacactcaccagcacacacaccagcacacctTCACGCCGTTCCCACACGCTATACCGCCCACCGCCATCATGCCAACTCCAGCACCGCCCATGGTGCGTACCCCATCTAGAAAT TTTGAGAAATACCCTGCAAAAGTCGACCCCTTCTACAGACACAGT TTGTTCCACTCATATCCACCAGCTGTGTCTGGAATCCCTCCCATGATCCCTCCTACTGGACCCTTTGGATCACTGCAAGGAGCATTTCAGCCCAAG actTCTAATCCAATTGATGTAGGATCCAGACCTGGAGCTGTGCCTCATACCCTCTTACAGAAGGATCCCAGG CTGACGGATCCGTTCCGGCCCATATTGAGG AAGCCAGGGAAGTGGTGCGCAATGCACGTCCATATTGCTTGGCAGATTTATCATCACCAACAGAAAGTAAAG CAGATGCAAGCAGACCCACACAAACTGGACTTCGGCCTCAAACCCGAATTTCTGTGTCGGCCTCCAGGCCCGACCCTCTTTGGAGCCATTCACCACCCTCATGATCTGGCTCGCCCCGCCACCCTCTTCTCTGCAGCTG GTGCTACACATCCGTCTGGAAACCCTTTCGGACATCCGCCCCACCCCAGCAACTTCCTCAGTCCTGCTGCTCATTTAG AGCCATTCAGCAGACCGGCTTCTTTTGGAAGTCTTGCAACATTAAACTCTGCTGCCTTTGGTGGGCTGGGGAACCCTTCACTTA TGCCCAACTCAATGTTCAGCCACAAAGACGGCCCCGGGGCACAGAATTTTAGCAACACACACGAGCCCTGGAACCGGCTCCACCGAACACCTCCCTCATTCCCAACCCCTCCGCCCTGGCTGAAGCCAGGAGAGCCGGAGAGAAGCTCTTCTGCTGCAGCTcacgacagagagagagatggagacaAGCGAGACTCGGCCATTAGTAAAGAGGACAAAGAAAG AGACAGCATTGAAAAGAGGCACCACGGCCACCCCTCGCCAGCACCCATCAACCCAGTGAACTCGCTGGCTCACAACCGCACTTCAACAGAGCCCCCCAGGAACCACATCAACAACGAGGTCCGCGAGAAAGAGAAGCCAAAGGAGCGTGAGCGGGATCATCCCGACTCCTGGAAGGACTCTGCCACGGACGAGCATAAGCTCAAGGAGAACCACATGCCTGAAAAGGATGGTGTAGTGATCCATGGGAGCCGGACAGCAGACGATGGCAAGCCAGGGTCCAGGGGGACGTCCCCCTACATCAGGCCACCTGGCCTGGAGAACACAAGGAACAGCAGCACTTTGAACCGAGACGCAGAGAAAAAGAGTGAGCCAATGTACGACCATCAGAAGAAAAACAGCGAGATCAAAGTGAAGGAGGAGCGCAAGGAGGACCACGAGGTTTCCAGTGAAGTGCCCCAAACGCACAGGCCGATAGAGCACTCCCATATGACATCCACCGCCAGCATCCATCCCTCTTCGAGTGTCCATCCCACATCCTCTATGTCCTCCATGCCGATGGCCATGGGCATGGCTGGCATACATCCAATGAACAGCATCAGCAGCATGGACAGGACTCGCATGGTAGCTCCTTTTATGGGCATTAGTTCCATTCCTGGTGCTGAACGGTTCCCTTACCCCGCGTTCCACTGGGATCCCATGAGAGATCCGTTAAGAGACCCCTACCGGGGGCTGGACATCCACCGGAGAGACCCTCTAGCTAGAGACTTCTTGTTAAGGAGTGACCCCCTTCACCGCCTTACAGCACCTAGGCTTTACGAAGCAGAGCGCTCGTACAGGGACAGGGAGCCACATGATTACAACAGAGAGCACCTTCACCACCTTGCAGTCGAACAACGTCGGGAGCATGAAAGAGCCAGCCacatggaggagagagagaggctgcaCATGCTCAGAGAGGACTATGAACACGCCCGTCTGCACCCCATGCACCATGCTGCTCTTGATGGTCACCTGCCCCACCATCTCATGACTCCCGGACTTCCCAACATGCACTATCCGAGGGTAAGCCCCTCATCAGCACACCAGAACGGCATTCTCAACAAGACTCTTCCCACAGCTGCTCTGAGCGCCCCACCTCCACTAATCCCCACATTGGGCCCGCGGCCCGGATCCCCGAGAAGGACTACTCCTTTGACGACAGACATTAGGGACAGGCCTCCCTCCCACACCCACAAAGACATCGAAGCTCGGTAA
- the auts2a gene encoding autism susceptibility gene 2 protein homolog isoform X2 codes for MFAPPAALPPPPPLTSSTLPVPGHPAGSAYSEQDLLRQELNTRFLASQSADRGASLGPPPYLRTEFHQHQHQHQHQHQHTHQHTHQHTFTPFPHAIPPTAIMPTPAPPMVRTPSRNFEKYPAKVDPFYRHSLFHSYPPAVSGIPPMIPPTGPFGSLQGAFQPKTSNPIDVGSRPGAVPHTLLQKDPRLTDPFRPILRKPGKWCAMHVHIAWQIYHHQQKVKQMQADPHKLDFGLKPEFLCRPPGPTLFGAIHHPHDLARPATLFSAAGALCLFAGATHPSGNPFGHPPHPSNFLSPAAHLEPFSRPASFGSLATLNSAAFGGLGNPSLMPNSMFSHKDGPGAQNFSNTHEPWNRLHRTPPSFPTPPPWLKPGEPERSSSAAAHDRERDGDKRDSAISKEDKERDSIEKRHHGHPSPAPINPVNSLAHNRTSTEPPRNHINNEVREKEKPKERERDHPDSWKDSATDEHKLKENHMPEKDGVVIHGSRTADDGKPGSRGTSPYIRPPGLENTRNSSTLNRDAEKKSEPMYDHQKKNSEIKVKEERKEDHEVSSEVPQTHRPIEHSHMTSTASIHPSSSVHPTSSMSSMPMAMGMAGIHPMNSISSMDRTRMVAPFMGISSIPGAERFPYPAFHWDPMRDPLRDPYRGLDIHRRDPLARDFLLRSDPLHRLTAPRLYEAERSYRDREPHDYNREHLHHLAVEQRREHERASHMEERERLHMLREDYEHARLHPMHHAALDGHLPHHLMTPGLPNMHYPRVSPSSAHQNGILNKTLPTAALSAPPPLIPTLGPRPGSPRRTTPLTTDIRDRPPSHTHKDIEAR; via the exons ATGTTCGCGCCGCCAGCGGCCttgcctccacctccaccactcaCGTCAAGCACCCTGCCAGTCCCTGGACACCCAGCTGGGAGTGCCTATTCAG AACAAGACCTCCTGCGCCAGGAGCTTAACACCCGATTTCTAGCCTCACAGAGCGCTGACCGAGGGGCCTCGCTGGGACCACCGCCCTACCTGAGAACAGAGTtccaccagcaccagcaccagcaccagcaccagcaccaacacactcaccagcacacacaccagcacacctTCACGCCGTTCCCACACGCTATACCGCCCACCGCCATCATGCCAACTCCAGCACCGCCCATGGTGCGTACCCCATCTAGAAAT TTTGAGAAATACCCTGCAAAAGTCGACCCCTTCTACAGACACAGT TTGTTCCACTCATATCCACCAGCTGTGTCTGGAATCCCTCCCATGATCCCTCCTACTGGACCCTTTGGATCACTGCAAGGAGCATTTCAGCCCAAG actTCTAATCCAATTGATGTAGGATCCAGACCTGGAGCTGTGCCTCATACCCTCTTACAGAAGGATCCCAGG CTGACGGATCCGTTCCGGCCCATATTGAGG AAGCCAGGGAAGTGGTGCGCAATGCACGTCCATATTGCTTGGCAGATTTATCATCACCAACAGAAAGTAAAG CAGATGCAAGCAGACCCACACAAACTGGACTTCGGCCTCAAACCCGAATTTCTGTGTCGGCCTCCAGGCCCGACCCTCTTTGGAGCCATTCACCACCCTCATGATCTGGCTCGCCCCGCCACCCTCTTCTCTGCAGCTG GTGCTTTATGTTTGTTTGCAGGTGCTACACATCCGTCTGGAAACCCTTTCGGACATCCGCCCCACCCCAGCAACTTCCTCAGTCCTGCTGCTCATTTAG AGCCATTCAGCAGACCGGCTTCTTTTGGAAGTCTTGCAACATTAAACTCTGCTGCCTTTGGTGGGCTGGGGAACCCTTCACTTA TGCCCAACTCAATGTTCAGCCACAAAGACGGCCCCGGGGCACAGAATTTTAGCAACACACACGAGCCCTGGAACCGGCTCCACCGAACACCTCCCTCATTCCCAACCCCTCCGCCCTGGCTGAAGCCAGGAGAGCCGGAGAGAAGCTCTTCTGCTGCAGCTcacgacagagagagagatggagacaAGCGAGACTCGGCCATTAGTAAAGAGGACAAAGAAAG AGACAGCATTGAAAAGAGGCACCACGGCCACCCCTCGCCAGCACCCATCAACCCAGTGAACTCGCTGGCTCACAACCGCACTTCAACAGAGCCCCCCAGGAACCACATCAACAACGAGGTCCGCGAGAAAGAGAAGCCAAAGGAGCGTGAGCGGGATCATCCCGACTCCTGGAAGGACTCTGCCACGGACGAGCATAAGCTCAAGGAGAACCACATGCCTGAAAAGGATGGTGTAGTGATCCATGGGAGCCGGACAGCAGACGATGGCAAGCCAGGGTCCAGGGGGACGTCCCCCTACATCAGGCCACCTGGCCTGGAGAACACAAGGAACAGCAGCACTTTGAACCGAGACGCAGAGAAAAAGAGTGAGCCAATGTACGACCATCAGAAGAAAAACAGCGAGATCAAAGTGAAGGAGGAGCGCAAGGAGGACCACGAGGTTTCCAGTGAAGTGCCCCAAACGCACAGGCCGATAGAGCACTCCCATATGACATCCACCGCCAGCATCCATCCCTCTTCGAGTGTCCATCCCACATCCTCTATGTCCTCCATGCCGATGGCCATGGGCATGGCTGGCATACATCCAATGAACAGCATCAGCAGCATGGACAGGACTCGCATGGTAGCTCCTTTTATGGGCATTAGTTCCATTCCTGGTGCTGAACGGTTCCCTTACCCCGCGTTCCACTGGGATCCCATGAGAGATCCGTTAAGAGACCCCTACCGGGGGCTGGACATCCACCGGAGAGACCCTCTAGCTAGAGACTTCTTGTTAAGGAGTGACCCCCTTCACCGCCTTACAGCACCTAGGCTTTACGAAGCAGAGCGCTCGTACAGGGACAGGGAGCCACATGATTACAACAGAGAGCACCTTCACCACCTTGCAGTCGAACAACGTCGGGAGCATGAAAGAGCCAGCCacatggaggagagagagaggctgcaCATGCTCAGAGAGGACTATGAACACGCCCGTCTGCACCCCATGCACCATGCTGCTCTTGATGGTCACCTGCCCCACCATCTCATGACTCCCGGACTTCCCAACATGCACTATCCGAGGGTAAGCCCCTCATCAGCACACCAGAACGGCATTCTCAACAAGACTCTTCCCACAGCTGCTCTGAGCGCCCCACCTCCACTAATCCCCACATTGGGCCCGCGGCCCGGATCCCCGAGAAGGACTACTCCTTTGACGACAGACATTAGGGACAGGCCTCCCTCCCACACCCACAAAGACATCGAAGCTCGGTAA
- the auts2a gene encoding autism susceptibility gene 2 protein homolog isoform X4 yields the protein MFAPPAALPPPPPLTSSTLPVPGHPAGSAYSEQDLLRQELNTRFLASQSADRGASLGPPPYLRTEFHQHQHQHQHQHQHTHQHTHQHTFTPFPHAIPPTAIMPTPAPPMVRTPSRNFEKYPAKVDPFYRHSLFHSYPPAVSGIPPMIPPTGPFGSLQGAFQPKTSNPIDVGSRPGAVPHTLLQKDPRLTDPFRPILRKPGKWCAMHVHIAWQIYHHQQKVKQQMQADPHKLDFGLKPEFLCRPPGPTLFGAIHHPHDLARPATLFSAAGALCLFAGATHPSGNPFGHPPHPSNFLSPAAHLVPNSMFSHKDGPGAQNFSNTHEPWNRLHRTPPSFPTPPPWLKPGEPERSSSAAAHDRERDGDKRDSAISKEDKERDSIEKRHHGHPSPAPINPVNSLAHNRTSTEPPRNHINNEVREKEKPKERERDHPDSWKDSATDEHKLKENHMPEKDGVVIHGSRTADDGKPGSRGTSPYIRPPGLENTRNSSTLNRDAEKKSEPMYDHQKKNSEIKVKEERKEDHEVSSEVPQTHRPIEHSHMTSTASIHPSSSVHPTSSMSSMPMAMGMAGIHPMNSISSMDRTRMVAPFMGISSIPGAERFPYPAFHWDPMRDPLRDPYRGLDIHRRDPLARDFLLRSDPLHRLTAPRLYEAERSYRDREPHDYNREHLHHLAVEQRREHERASHMEERERLHMLREDYEHARLHPMHHAALDGHLPHHLMTPGLPNMHYPRVSPSSAHQNGILNKTLPTAALSAPPPLIPTLGPRPGSPRRTTPLTTDIRDRPPSHTHKDIEAR from the exons ATGTTCGCGCCGCCAGCGGCCttgcctccacctccaccactcaCGTCAAGCACCCTGCCAGTCCCTGGACACCCAGCTGGGAGTGCCTATTCAG AACAAGACCTCCTGCGCCAGGAGCTTAACACCCGATTTCTAGCCTCACAGAGCGCTGACCGAGGGGCCTCGCTGGGACCACCGCCCTACCTGAGAACAGAGTtccaccagcaccagcaccagcaccagcaccagcaccaacacactcaccagcacacacaccagcacacctTCACGCCGTTCCCACACGCTATACCGCCCACCGCCATCATGCCAACTCCAGCACCGCCCATGGTGCGTACCCCATCTAGAAAT TTTGAGAAATACCCTGCAAAAGTCGACCCCTTCTACAGACACAGT TTGTTCCACTCATATCCACCAGCTGTGTCTGGAATCCCTCCCATGATCCCTCCTACTGGACCCTTTGGATCACTGCAAGGAGCATTTCAGCCCAAG actTCTAATCCAATTGATGTAGGATCCAGACCTGGAGCTGTGCCTCATACCCTCTTACAGAAGGATCCCAGG CTGACGGATCCGTTCCGGCCCATATTGAGG AAGCCAGGGAAGTGGTGCGCAATGCACGTCCATATTGCTTGGCAGATTTATCATCACCAACAGAAAGTAAAG CAGCAGATGCAAGCAGACCCACACAAACTGGACTTCGGCCTCAAACCCGAATTTCTGTGTCGGCCTCCAGGCCCGACCCTCTTTGGAGCCATTCACCACCCTCATGATCTGGCTCGCCCCGCCACCCTCTTCTCTGCAGCTG GTGCTTTATGTTTGTTTGCAGGTGCTACACATCCGTCTGGAAACCCTTTCGGACATCCGCCCCACCCCAGCAACTTCCTCAGTCCTGCTGCTCATTTAG TGCCCAACTCAATGTTCAGCCACAAAGACGGCCCCGGGGCACAGAATTTTAGCAACACACACGAGCCCTGGAACCGGCTCCACCGAACACCTCCCTCATTCCCAACCCCTCCGCCCTGGCTGAAGCCAGGAGAGCCGGAGAGAAGCTCTTCTGCTGCAGCTcacgacagagagagagatggagacaAGCGAGACTCGGCCATTAGTAAAGAGGACAAAGAAAG AGACAGCATTGAAAAGAGGCACCACGGCCACCCCTCGCCAGCACCCATCAACCCAGTGAACTCGCTGGCTCACAACCGCACTTCAACAGAGCCCCCCAGGAACCACATCAACAACGAGGTCCGCGAGAAAGAGAAGCCAAAGGAGCGTGAGCGGGATCATCCCGACTCCTGGAAGGACTCTGCCACGGACGAGCATAAGCTCAAGGAGAACCACATGCCTGAAAAGGATGGTGTAGTGATCCATGGGAGCCGGACAGCAGACGATGGCAAGCCAGGGTCCAGGGGGACGTCCCCCTACATCAGGCCACCTGGCCTGGAGAACACAAGGAACAGCAGCACTTTGAACCGAGACGCAGAGAAAAAGAGTGAGCCAATGTACGACCATCAGAAGAAAAACAGCGAGATCAAAGTGAAGGAGGAGCGCAAGGAGGACCACGAGGTTTCCAGTGAAGTGCCCCAAACGCACAGGCCGATAGAGCACTCCCATATGACATCCACCGCCAGCATCCATCCCTCTTCGAGTGTCCATCCCACATCCTCTATGTCCTCCATGCCGATGGCCATGGGCATGGCTGGCATACATCCAATGAACAGCATCAGCAGCATGGACAGGACTCGCATGGTAGCTCCTTTTATGGGCATTAGTTCCATTCCTGGTGCTGAACGGTTCCCTTACCCCGCGTTCCACTGGGATCCCATGAGAGATCCGTTAAGAGACCCCTACCGGGGGCTGGACATCCACCGGAGAGACCCTCTAGCTAGAGACTTCTTGTTAAGGAGTGACCCCCTTCACCGCCTTACAGCACCTAGGCTTTACGAAGCAGAGCGCTCGTACAGGGACAGGGAGCCACATGATTACAACAGAGAGCACCTTCACCACCTTGCAGTCGAACAACGTCGGGAGCATGAAAGAGCCAGCCacatggaggagagagagaggctgcaCATGCTCAGAGAGGACTATGAACACGCCCGTCTGCACCCCATGCACCATGCTGCTCTTGATGGTCACCTGCCCCACCATCTCATGACTCCCGGACTTCCCAACATGCACTATCCGAGGGTAAGCCCCTCATCAGCACACCAGAACGGCATTCTCAACAAGACTCTTCCCACAGCTGCTCTGAGCGCCCCACCTCCACTAATCCCCACATTGGGCCCGCGGCCCGGATCCCCGAGAAGGACTACTCCTTTGACGACAGACATTAGGGACAGGCCTCCCTCCCACACCCACAAAGACATCGAAGCTCGGTAA